In Clostridium sp. SY8519, one genomic interval encodes:
- a CDS encoding NusG domain II-containing protein has product MSENKQNANKRMGRRDLILILILLAVCLSVFGVWKIRHRASGAQAVVTVDGKVYGTYRLSESRTIPIRIHGTTANVLQISDGYAKMIEADCPDKLCVHQGKIHAKGETIVCLPNKVVVSIRGGEDSSVDAVVK; this is encoded by the coding sequence ATGAGTGAAAACAAGCAGAACGCAAATAAACGAATGGGCCGTCGGGATCTGATTCTCATTCTGATTCTTCTGGCCGTCTGCCTGTCTGTGTTTGGAGTATGGAAGATCAGACATCGCGCATCCGGCGCTCAGGCAGTCGTTACGGTGGACGGCAAGGTCTATGGAACCTACCGTCTGTCGGAATCCAGAACAATACCGATCCGTATTCACGGAACCACTGCAAACGTCCTTCAGATTTCAGACGGTTATGCAAAAATGATAGAGGCGGACTGCCCCGATAAACTTTGTGTTCATCAGGGAAAGATCCACGCAAAGGGGGAGACGATTGTCTGCCTTCCAAACAAGGTAGTGGTCAGCATCCGGGGAGGCGAGGACTCTTCTGTGGATGCAGTTGTAAAGTGA
- a CDS encoding Gx transporter family protein gives MKHKNLAFLGIFLALALILSYVESLIPFFFGVPGMKLGLTNLVIVVLLYCMGSREAYLISIVRVILAGFLFGNLFSIIYSLAGALLSLTVMMLIKKTGRYRVVTVSTVGGICHNIGQLIVAALVVNSYNIFSYLPVLLIAGLVTGLIIGLVSQELILRVRKFFQKGAN, from the coding sequence ATGAAACATAAAAATCTTGCCTTTCTTGGAATATTTCTGGCGCTTGCTCTGATTCTCAGTTATGTGGAATCTCTGATTCCGTTTTTTTTCGGGGTTCCGGGCATGAAGCTGGGGCTCACGAATCTGGTGATTGTGGTCCTGCTGTACTGCATGGGCAGCAGGGAAGCGTATCTGATTTCCATCGTCCGTGTGATCCTGGCAGGCTTTCTGTTTGGCAATCTGTTCAGTATCATCTACAGTCTGGCCGGCGCCCTGTTGAGTCTGACGGTTATGATGCTGATCAAGAAGACCGGGCGGTACCGGGTGGTTACGGTCAGTACGGTGGGCGGAATCTGCCACAACATCGGCCAGCTGATCGTGGCGGCTCTTGTCGTGAATTCTTATAATATTTTCAGCTATCTGCCGGTTCTTCTGATTGCTGGGCTGGTCACCGGCCTGATCATCGGTCTGGTGTCCCAGGAGCTGATTCTGCGCGTCAGAAAATTTTTCCAGAAAGGAGCGAATTAA
- the ruvB gene encoding Holliday junction branch migration DNA helicase RuvB has protein sequence MERKVIATQVQEEDLKTEKSLRPMTLDNYIGQDKIKGMLRIYIEAARQRKEALDHVLFYGPPGLGKTTLAGIIANEMGVRIKVTSGPAIAKPGEMAAILSSLQENDILFVDEIHRLNRQVEEVLYPAMEDYAIDIMIGKGAAARSIRLDLPRFTLVGATTRAGLLSAPLRDRFGVISHMEYYTVPQLEQIIRQSADTLGVTIDAEGAKELASRSRGTPRLANRLLKRVRDFAQVKYDGVITQEIAAFALDLLEVDRLGLDKNDRTILMTMIQKFNGGPIGLDTLAAAVGEDAGTIEDVYEPYLVKNGLINRTPRGRVVTEYAYRHFGLDCPDRQ, from the coding sequence ATGGAAAGAAAAGTCATAGCCACACAGGTGCAGGAAGAAGACCTGAAAACAGAAAAAAGTCTGCGTCCCATGACTCTGGATAATTATATCGGTCAGGATAAGATCAAAGGCATGCTTCGGATTTATATCGAAGCAGCCCGGCAGCGGAAGGAAGCGCTGGATCATGTGCTTTTTTACGGCCCTCCGGGACTGGGGAAAACCACCCTGGCCGGAATCATTGCCAACGAAATGGGCGTGCGGATCAAGGTGACCAGCGGACCGGCCATCGCAAAACCGGGAGAAATGGCGGCCATCTTAAGTAGCCTGCAGGAGAACGATATTTTGTTTGTGGATGAAATTCACCGTCTGAACCGGCAGGTAGAAGAGGTGCTTTATCCGGCGATGGAGGATTACGCCATCGATATTATGATCGGGAAAGGAGCAGCGGCCCGTTCCATCCGGCTGGACCTGCCCCGGTTTACTCTTGTGGGCGCCACCACCCGGGCCGGACTGCTGTCCGCACCGCTGCGGGACCGCTTTGGTGTAATTTCACATATGGAATACTATACCGTGCCCCAGCTGGAACAGATTATTCGGCAGTCCGCAGATACCCTGGGGGTTACCATCGACGCAGAAGGGGCAAAAGAACTGGCCTCCCGGTCCAGAGGCACGCCCCGTCTGGCCAACCGCCTGCTGAAGCGGGTCCGGGATTTCGCCCAGGTAAAATATGACGGGGTCATTACGCAGGAAATTGCCGCCTTTGCCCTGGATCTGCTGGAAGTGGACCGCCTCGGACTGGATAAAAACGACAGGACGATTCTGATGACGATGATTCAGAAATTCAACGGCGGCCCCATCGGGCTGGATACTCTGGCAGCGGCGGTCGGAGAAGACGCGGGAACGATCGAAGATGTTTATGAACCATATCTGGTGAAAAACGGCTTGATTAACCGTACTCCCCGCGGACGCGTAGTTACGGAATACGCATACCGCCATTTTGGTCTGGACTGTCCGGATCGGCAGTAA
- the ruvA gene encoding Holliday junction branch migration protein RuvA, with protein MYAYIKGTLEETAADHIVVDNHGIGYNIQVSGRILDQLPALGEPVKLYTYTNVREDSFTLFGFLNREDVNLFRMLITVSGIGPKGGLAILSVFSADELRFAVLSGDDKTIARAPGIGKKTAQRLIIELKDKIHPEDILPDTDAEAPADAAVADSRSRQRSEASMALVALGYSASDAARILSQISISDDSDTETILKEALKRLSTL; from the coding sequence TTGTATGCATACATTAAAGGCACGCTGGAAGAAACGGCTGCTGACCATATTGTTGTAGATAATCACGGAATCGGCTACAATATACAGGTATCCGGGAGAATTCTGGATCAGCTGCCTGCGCTGGGCGAACCGGTGAAGCTGTATACCTATACCAATGTGCGGGAAGACAGCTTCACGCTGTTTGGGTTTTTAAACCGTGAAGATGTGAATCTGTTTCGTATGCTGATCACAGTCAGCGGAATCGGTCCGAAAGGAGGACTGGCGATTCTCTCTGTTTTCTCGGCGGATGAACTGCGCTTCGCAGTCCTGAGCGGGGACGACAAGACGATTGCGCGGGCGCCTGGGATCGGCAAAAAAACAGCCCAGAGGCTGATTATTGAACTGAAAGACAAAATACACCCGGAGGATATTCTGCCCGATACAGATGCGGAAGCGCCTGCGGATGCTGCCGTTGCAGACAGCAGATCCCGGCAGCGGTCCGAGGCATCCATGGCCCTGGTGGCTCTGGGGTATTCCGCTTCTGACGCCGCAAGGATTCTGTCCCAGATTTCCATTTCCGACGACAGTGACACGGAAACGATTCTGAAGGAGGCATTAAAGCGGCTGTCTACGTTATAA
- a CDS encoding cell division protein ZapA yields the protein MNGKSNTQVLIGGKIFTMSGNENEEYLQKIAAYLNRKIAEIDQESVGRRMSADTKELMIQINIADDLMKERELSAQMETDLKQVREELNMTRQELAALQTRYEELTRRKKH from the coding sequence ATGAACGGCAAATCGAATACACAGGTACTCATTGGCGGAAAAATCTTCACCATGTCAGGAAACGAAAATGAAGAATATCTCCAGAAAATTGCGGCCTATCTGAACCGGAAAATCGCGGAGATTGACCAGGAATCTGTCGGACGCCGCATGAGTGCAGACACAAAGGAGCTGATGATTCAGATCAATATTGCGGATGATCTGATGAAGGAGCGGGAACTGTCTGCACAGATGGAGACAGATTTAAAACAGGTCCGGGAGGAACTGAACATGACCCGGCAGGAGCTGGCAGCTCTCCAGACCAGATATGAAGAACTGACACGCAGAAAGAAACACTGA